TCCGGCTGACGGTGCGGGAGCTGGTGGAGTTCGGCCGGTTCCCCTACAGCCACGGGCGGCTGACCAGGGAGGACCGGGAAGTCGTCGACGAGGCTCTCCGCTACCTGGACCTCCACGAGATCGAAGGCAAGTACCTGGATCAGCTGAGCGGCGGCCAGCGGCAGCGGGCGTTCATCGCCATGGTGCTCGCCCAGGACACGGAGTACGTCCTGCTGGACGAGCCGCTGAACAACCTGGACATGAAGCACGCGGTCCAGATCATGCGCATCACGCGCAGTCTGGCGAACGACCTGGGCAAGACGGTCGTGCTGGTCCTGCACGACGTGAACTTCGCCTCGGCCTACTCGGACCACATCGTCGCCCTGAAGGACGGACGGGTGGCCGCCGCGGGGACGCCTGACGAGCTGATCCGTTCCGACGTGCTGGGCGACATCTACGAGATGAAGATTCCCATTGAGACTGTGGGCGGCTGCCGGGTGTGCATCTACTTCACCGGCGAGCAGGCCGCCGCCCTCTAGGCAGAATCAACGAGCAAACATCAACGCATGAGGTGGTCTCTGATGAAGCGCAAGGTTTCCCTGGTCAGCATGCTGCTCGCCCTGGCCCTCGCGGTGGTCGGGTGTGGCGGCGGTACGAGCACGGGTGCCAACAACCTCAGCACCGGGGGCAGCACCAGCCCCGTCCAGACGGCCGAGCCGTCCCCCGCGGCCCAGGACACGATCGTGATCACCCACCAGCTGGGTGAGACCCCCGTTCCGGTGAACCCGCAGAAGGTGGTCGTCTTCGACTTCGGCATCCTGGACACGCTGGACCTGTTGGGCGTCGAAGTGGCGGGCCTGCCCCAGGGGAACGTTCCGCCGTATCTCGCCCAGTACACCCACAGCAAGTACGCCAACGTCGGCACCCTTCAGGAACCCGACTTTGAGGCCCTGAGCGCCCTTGACCCCGACCTGATCATCATCTCGGGCCGCACCTCCACCCACTACGAGGCGCTGTCGGAACTGGCGCCCACCATCTACCTGGCCGTGGACACCAGCAACTACATGGAGTCCTTCAGGAAGAACATGGAGACCATCGGCGCCATCTTCCAGAAGGAGGAGCAGGTGGCGGCGGAGCTGAAGGAGATCGAGGACAAGATCGCCGAGGTCCGCACCAAGGTCGCCGGCGGCAGCGAGAAGGCGCTGATCCTGCTCTCCAACGACAAGTCCATCAGCGCCTACGGCCCGGGCTCCCGGTTCGCCCTGATCCACGACGTGCTGGGCTTCCCCGCCGTCGACCCGACCATCGAGGTGAGCACGCACGGCCAGCAGGTCTCCTTCGAGTACGTGAAGGAGAAGAACCCCGATTACATCTTCGTCATCGACCGGGCGGCGGTGGTCTCCGGCGGCGGCCAGCCGGCCAAGGATACCTTCGACAACGACCTGGTCAAGCAGACCAACGCCTACAAGAACGGCAAGATCATCTACCTGGATCCCAACTACTGGTACCTCTCCGGCGGCGGGCTGGTCTCGGTCTCAGCCATGATCGACGAGGTGGCCGCGGCCATTCAGTAGGGGGGAAGAACAACACCGCCAGGCCTGTGAAACAGGTCTGGCGGTCGTCCTTTTCGCATAGGCTAAGCTGTTGTGAACCAGCCTGAGGCGGAGAGGAGCGTGTGTACCATGACCCGGCCTGGTGCCGTGAGCCACTACTTCGCCGGGGCCAACACCCCGGGCGGGTTCTTCTCCCGGTACGATCAGATTGCACCCGCCGACGCCCGGAAGGTCTTCATCCTGAAGGGCGGGCCGGGTACCGGCAAGTCGACCTTCATGAAGCGCATCGCGGAGGAGCTCCTGGCCCTGGGCCACGACGTGGAGTACTTCCACTGCTCCGCGGACAACGAGGGAATCGACGCCATCTACGTCCCGGCCGCGGACGCCGCGGTGCTGGACGGCACGGCTCCCCACGTGGTGGATCCCAAGTACCCCGGGGCGGTGGAGGAGATCATCAACCTGGGCCAGTTCTGGGACGAGCGGGCCCTGCGGTCGCCGGAGGCGAAGGAGCGGATCATCCGGCTCACCCGGGGTTACAAGTTCTGGTTCCAGCGGGCCAACGAGGCCCGCCGGGCCGCGCAGGCGTGGCTGGACGAATGGGCGGCCTACCACCGGGCTTGCCTGGACGAGGACCGGATGCAAGCCGCCGGCGAGGCCATCCTCGCGGAGCTGTTCCGGGGAGCCCCGGCCGACGGGCAGGACAGCACAGATCCGGCCCCGGGGCGGCCGGGCCGCGCCCGCCGGCTTTTCGCGTCGGCCATCACTCACGGCGGGCCGCGGAGCTTCCTCGGCCCAGTGTTCAACGGCGTGCGGCGGCGGTTCGTCCTGGTCGGGCCCCCGGGCACCGGGAAGAAGACCATCGTCCAGCGGGTGGTCGACGCCGCGCTGGCCCGGGGCCTGGACGCGGACGTCTTCCACTGCACCATGTACCCCGAGCGGCCGGACCACGTGCGGCTGCGGGCCCTGTCCGCGGGGGTGATCAGCTCGTCCTGGGCCCACGAGTATACCCCCGGGCCAGGGGACGAGGTCATCGACACGGGCGCATTCGTGGACCCGGCGAAGCTCGCATCCTACGCGGACGCCGTCGCCGGCGCCGAGGCGGCCTACCGGGCGGCGCTCCGGCGGGAGGTCGAGCACCTGGGCCGGGCGAAGGCGGTGCACGACGAGCTGGAGCAGTGTTACCTGCCGCACATGGACTTTGACGGAATCGAACGGGTGCGGAGGGAGACCCTGGAGCGGATCCTGGCGTGCATCGCCGAAGGGCAGGCCGACACGGGGGCGTAGCGTGTGCGACCGGGGCCGGCAGGGGGCGCTGTCACCCCCCGCCCGCCGCGTCCCGCAGGTGGCGCTCCAGGGCGCGCTCCAGATCGAGCAGGGCGTTGACCATCTCCTCCCGGAGCCAGTGCCGGGTGCGGGACTGGTTGAAGTAGCGGACGGCGAGCAGTGCGGCGCGCGCCGCCGCCACCGGGACTTGCAGCTCGGTGGGGCGAACGGAGTTGGGGATGGCGGCCAGCAGGCCCCGGATCTCCTCGATCTCGGCGTTTGCCAGGTCCATGCGGGCTACCTCCAGCACGACCTCCAGCGACCCCCTGAGCAGAAACGGGTTCCGGACCCTGACGGACAGCGTGGACATGGAAAAACCCTCCCCTTGTAGGAGGGTATGTCCACGCGCCGCCCGTACATGCCACCCGCCCCGGCAGGGGAACGGGGGCGGAGGGGGAACTTCTCTTAGGAACGCCTGCCGGTCCGCGCCGCGTGCCGCAACAGGTTGGTGAGGGCCCGCGCCTCCTCGCGCCGGGGTTGGGCGCGCAGCAGGAGGGCCCTCAGCCGCGCCGCCGCCGAGGAGCGGCGGCCGGGGCTGCCGCCGGGGTAGAGGGCGGAGAGCAGTTCGTCCACCGCCGCGAAAAGGGCTTCCCGCTCGGCACCCGTCGCCAGGGATTCCGTTGCATCCGGTGGGGCGGCGGCCGCGGGGGGGCGATGGGCCGGGCCGTCGTTGGGCTGGGTCCACGCCATCCAGAGCTCGTAGGCGATGACCAGCGCGGCCTGAGCCAGGTTGAGCGAGCGGTTGAAGGGGTGCGTCGGGATCGTGATGACGCCATGGCAGAGGTCCAGCGCGGCGTTGGGCAGGCCGTCCCGCTCCGGTCCGAACAGGATCGCCACCCGCTGCGTCCGGGCCTGGTCCAGGATCATCGGTGCAGCCGCGCGGGGCGGCAGCACCTGCCGTTCGGTCTCCCTGGGCCGGCCGGTGGTGCCCAGCGTGAGGCCGCAGTCGGCGAGCGCGGCCTCCAGCGTGGGGAAGCGGCGCGTGCGGGCGATGAGGGGCTCGGTGTGGTGGGCGATGCCGGCGATGCGGTGGGGGTCGAACGCGGCCGGCTCCACCAGCCGCAGGTCGGAGAGGCCGAAGTTGGACATGACCCGGATGATGGCGGCCACGTTGACCACGTCCTGCGGCTGGTAGAGCACCAGGGCGACCCTGTCCAGAGGCGAAGGCTGCATGGGCATGTTCCTCTCTCCTGGTGATCCATATCATTGCCCATTTCGCCGGGCGGCGTCTCCCAGCCTGCCGAACCTTTCCGGGCGCGGCGGAATCTAACTGTCAGGAGTGACGCATAATGAACTACCTGGTCGTCATCGTGCTCGCGCTGACCGCTGTCGTGGTCGTCTCCGTGATCCGCACCCGCCGGGATCGGGAGTTGCTGGCGGACGAGGTGCGCCGCCGCGGCGGCGAGGTGATCCGCCTGATCCGGGCACGGCGGGGCAGCCCTTTTCCGGATACCGGCCGGGGCTGGTGGGCCTGGAAGGTGGAGTGGCGGGACGCCGGGGGCGAGCGGACCTCCTGGGCCCTGACGACCAGAGACGGCCTCGGGGAGTGGAGGGATTAGCGTGCTGCGGGCCACTGGGGTGACCCTGACCCTGACCGTGACCGACGTGGAGGAGGCCCTGGCGGGCTTCGCCGCCGGGGCCGTGCAGGACCTGCGGGTGGGACTGGAGAGCGGCGCCATCCTCGTCCGGCTGCGGGTGCCGGTCGAACCCGTCCGCATGCTGGTGCCGGTGGAGCTGCGCTTCACCGTGATGGCCGCCGCGGGAAACCTGGTCAAGCTGGGCGTGGCGTGGACCAACATGGGCCTCCTGCCGGCCTTCGTCAAGGAGAAGGCCCTGCAGAAGGCCTTCGAGGCGCTGCCGGGCGAGTACCAGGACGGCGTCTGGCGGCTGGACCTGGGCGAAGTGCTGGAGCACGTGCCCGTCAGCTTCCGGCTGAAAGGGGTGCACGTGGACCGGGACGGCATCGTCGTCGAGCTGGCCGACGTGATGGCCTTTCCCATCGACACGTCCGCGCTGGGGGCGCTCTCACCCGGTGCCCTGGTCCCCGTTCCCAGCGCCGGGGAGCAGACCATCCCGGAGCACCAGGGCTTCTACGACAAGCTGAGGGAGCGGGTGCGGCGCTACGCGGCCGAGAAGGCCCCGCAGTGGGCCCAGCCGCTGATCCCGTGGCTGATGGCGGTGCCCGATTTCTTCGTCCTGCTGGTGCGGCTCGCCCGGGATCCCCGCGTGCCGCCGGCGGCCAAAGTGATCGCCGGCGCCACGGTGGCCTACTTCGTCTCGCCGATCGACCTGATTCCCGACCCGATTCCCCTCATCGGCGAGGTCGATGACCTGGGGCTTGCGTTGCTGGCGGTGGAGCAGATCGCCAGGCTGGTGCCGCACGACGTGGTGCAGGAGGCCTGGCCGGGGGAGGGCGAC
The nucleotide sequence above comes from Symbiobacterium thermophilum IAM 14863. Encoded proteins:
- a CDS encoding iron ABC transporter ATP-binding protein, whose amino-acid sequence is MVKVRGVSKSFGPKRVLHDVSLDIEKGKVTTLIGPNGAGKSTLLSLMSRLLPKDSGQILIDGREIGQYKSEELARRLAILKQTHHLNIRLTVRELVEFGRFPYSHGRLTREDREVVDEALRYLDLHEIEGKYLDQLSGGQRQRAFIAMVLAQDTEYVLLDEPLNNLDMKHAVQIMRITRSLANDLGKTVVLVLHDVNFASAYSDHIVALKDGRVAAAGTPDELIRSDVLGDIYEMKIPIETVGGCRVCIYFTGEQAAAL
- a CDS encoding siderophore ABC transporter substrate-binding protein, translating into MKRKVSLVSMLLALALAVVGCGGGTSTGANNLSTGGSTSPVQTAEPSPAAQDTIVITHQLGETPVPVNPQKVVVFDFGILDTLDLLGVEVAGLPQGNVPPYLAQYTHSKYANVGTLQEPDFEALSALDPDLIIISGRTSTHYEALSELAPTIYLAVDTSNYMESFRKNMETIGAIFQKEEQVAAELKEIEDKIAEVRTKVAGGSEKALILLSNDKSISAYGPGSRFALIHDVLGFPAVDPTIEVSTHGQQVSFEYVKEKNPDYIFVIDRAAVVSGGGQPAKDTFDNDLVKQTNAYKNGKIIYLDPNYWYLSGGGLVSVSAMIDEVAAAIQ
- a CDS encoding PRK06851 family protein → MTRPGAVSHYFAGANTPGGFFSRYDQIAPADARKVFILKGGPGTGKSTFMKRIAEELLALGHDVEYFHCSADNEGIDAIYVPAADAAVLDGTAPHVVDPKYPGAVEEIINLGQFWDERALRSPEAKERIIRLTRGYKFWFQRANEARRAAQAWLDEWAAYHRACLDEDRMQAAGEAILAELFRGAPADGQDSTDPAPGRPGRARRLFASAITHGGPRSFLGPVFNGVRRRFVLVGPPGTGKKTIVQRVVDAALARGLDADVFHCTMYPERPDHVRLRALSAGVISSSWAHEYTPGPGDEVIDTGAFVDPAKLASYADAVAGAEAAYRAALRREVEHLGRAKAVHDELEQCYLPHMDFDGIERVRRETLERILACIAEGQADTGA
- a CDS encoding RNA methyltransferase, translated to MPMQPSPLDRVALVLYQPQDVVNVAAIIRVMSNFGLSDLRLVEPAAFDPHRIAGIAHHTEPLIARTRRFPTLEAALADCGLTLGTTGRPRETERQVLPPRAAAPMILDQARTQRVAILFGPERDGLPNAALDLCHGVITIPTHPFNRSLNLAQAALVIAYELWMAWTQPNDGPAHRPPAAAAPPDATESLATGAEREALFAAVDELLSALYPGGSPGRRSSAAARLRALLLRAQPRREEARALTNLLRHAARTGRRS
- a CDS encoding YkvA family protein, yielding MLRATGVTLTLTVTDVEEALAGFAAGAVQDLRVGLESGAILVRLRVPVEPVRMLVPVELRFTVMAAAGNLVKLGVAWTNMGLLPAFVKEKALQKAFEALPGEYQDGVWRLDLGEVLEHVPVSFRLKGVHVDRDGIVVELADVMAFPIDTSALGALSPGALVPVPSAGEQTIPEHQGFYDKLRERVRRYAAEKAPQWAQPLIPWLMAVPDFFVLLVRLARDPRVPPAAKVIAGATVAYFVSPIDLIPDPIPLIGEVDDLGLALLAVEQIARLVPHDVVQEAWPGEGDVLQLVREGTNLITRVLPNRVLTALKKVLEQPA